In the Defluviitalea raffinosedens genome, one interval contains:
- a CDS encoding FecCD family ABC transporter permease, translating to MKLYNKILLMMISLFSLLLCVLISLSFGARFVSFHEVWDTLIHSRMTSINEIVVHERIPRTVLGLIAGGSLGISGALMQAITRNPIADPSILGVNTGASLFVVGGIAFLGISSPEEYILLALLGAVITAIFVYGIGSMGPGGATPIKLALAGAATSAALSSLVNAIIMPREQVMNAVRFWQIGSISGATWEGIISVLPILLIGLFLGLISTPALDVLAMGDEMATGLGVRVGIVRLTGALSGVLLCGAITALAGPIGFVGLMVPHTMRLICGPSLRWIVPMSALGGAILLTLSDVFGRLIGSPGELEAGIVTAFIGAPILIIIAMRAKGRAL from the coding sequence ATGAAGCTTTATAATAAAATCCTGTTGATGATGATCAGTTTATTTAGTTTGCTATTATGTGTTTTAATATCTTTATCATTTGGTGCCCGATTTGTCAGTTTTCATGAAGTATGGGATACCTTAATACATTCCCGGATGACATCAATCAATGAGATTGTGGTTCATGAACGGATTCCAAGGACTGTTTTGGGGCTCATAGCCGGAGGATCACTGGGGATATCCGGTGCCCTTATGCAGGCTATTACCCGCAATCCAATCGCAGATCCAAGTATTTTGGGTGTTAATACTGGAGCGTCATTGTTTGTAGTGGGAGGCATTGCTTTTCTTGGGATTAGTTCTCCAGAGGAATATATACTTCTTGCTCTGCTTGGTGCTGTAATAACAGCAATATTTGTCTATGGAATAGGTTCCATGGGTCCTGGGGGTGCGACACCTATTAAACTTGCTCTGGCTGGTGCGGCTACCAGTGCAGCTTTATCCTCATTGGTCAATGCAATTATTATGCCCAGAGAGCAAGTGATGAATGCTGTTCGTTTCTGGCAGATCGGAAGCATCAGCGGTGCTACATGGGAAGGAATTATTTCTGTATTGCCAATTCTTTTGATTGGATTATTTTTGGGATTGATCTCTACACCTGCATTGGATGTGCTTGCAATGGGAGATGAGATGGCAACCGGTTTAGGTGTTCGCGTTGGAATTGTAAGACTTACAGGGGCATTATCCGGAGTTCTTCTTTGTGGTGCGATCACAGCTCTTGCAGGTCCTATCGGTTTTGTAGGTCTCATGGTTCCCCACACTATGCGTCTTATTTGCGGTCCCAGTTTGCGATGGATTGTACCTATGTCGGCTTTAGGCGGAGCAATTCTATTGACTCTTTCAGATGTTTTTGGAAGACTGATTGGTAGTCCAGGAGAATTGGAAGCGGGCATTGTGACAGCATTTATAGGGGCTCCAATACTTATTATTATTGCTATGAGAGCGAAGGGGCGAGCGTTATGA
- a CDS encoding zinc ribbon domain-containing protein, giving the protein MFFIGVFGIEQKQQEISDRRNIICPSCEALGSYRLIKVYDYFHIFFIPLFKWNIRYYVKTACCQKIFEINSDLGKRIEGGELVELKSSDLKSLGDTDMSNICHYCGTTVDPRYRFCPYCGNSLK; this is encoded by the coding sequence ATGTTTTTTATTGGTGTATTTGGTATTGAGCAAAAACAGCAAGAAATATCAGACAGGCGCAATATTATTTGCCCCTCATGTGAAGCTTTAGGCAGTTACCGTTTGATTAAGGTTTATGATTATTTCCATATATTTTTTATTCCCTTATTTAAGTGGAATATTCGTTATTATGTAAAAACAGCCTGTTGTCAAAAAATATTTGAAATCAATTCTGACTTAGGAAAAAGAATAGAGGGGGGCGAATTGGTGGAACTTAAATCCAGCGATCTGAAATCGTTAGGGGATACGGATATGTCCAATATATGTCATTACTGTGGTACGACAGTTGATCCCCGCTATCGTTTTTGTCCCTATTGCGGAAATTCTTTAAAATAA
- a CDS encoding MerR family transcriptional regulator yields the protein MEYTVQKLGKLAGVSTRTLRYYDEIGILKPARINASGYRIYGQEEVDRLQQILFYRELGVSLEQIKEILSSPTFNATAALIEHRQKLLEKRKQLDLLISNVEKTIAAQEGRIVMSDKEKFEGFKQKLIDENERKYGKEIREKYGDEQVEKSNQQFKNMTRDQYDKFQDLEREMFDTLKEAMATGDPGGETAQKAADLHRQWITLAWGTYNKEAHAGVAQMYVCDERFKAYYDKEQPGMAEFLKDAILIYTGKEK from the coding sequence ATGGAATATACAGTGCAAAAGCTTGGGAAATTAGCAGGTGTAAGCACCAGAACCCTGAGATATTATGATGAAATAGGGATTCTTAAGCCGGCAAGAATCAATGCATCTGGATACCGTATTTATGGTCAGGAGGAAGTTGACAGATTGCAGCAAATACTATTTTACAGAGAATTAGGGGTAAGTCTGGAGCAGATCAAGGAGATTTTATCGTCTCCTACGTTTAATGCTACTGCGGCACTGATAGAACATCGTCAAAAACTCCTCGAGAAAAGAAAGCAACTGGATTTATTGATTAGCAATGTTGAGAAAACCATTGCAGCACAAGAAGGGAGAATTGTAATGTCTGACAAAGAGAAATTTGAAGGATTTAAACAGAAACTCATAGATGAAAATGAAAGAAAATACGGTAAAGAAATAAGAGAAAAATATGGGGATGAACAAGTAGAAAAATCTAACCAGCAATTTAAAAATATGACCCGGGATCAATACGATAAATTCCAAGATTTAGAGAGGGAAATGTTTGACACTTTAAAAGAAGCCATGGCCACTGGAGATCCAGGAGGAGAAACGGCGCAAAAAGCAGCTGACCTACATCGCCAATGGATTACTTTGGCATGGGGAACCTATAACAAAGAAGCTCATGCAGGTGTAGCACAGATGTATGTGTGCGATGAGCGATTTAAAGCATATTATGATAAGGAACAGCCAGGAATGGCAGAGTTTTTAAAAGATGCGATTTTGATTTACACAGGTAAAGAAAAATAA
- a CDS encoding methyltransferase family protein, translating into MNMLQIFAIIILLIFYGVSMIKLIAQRRKGIQTIQLGIGSKDKKTLLVEKLLKFAFILIALIELASILLNTNSFFPGNIRIVGLALTFTGTLVFIIAMLTMRDSWRAGIPAGDKTEIVTSGIYSISRNPAFFGFDLTYIGFYLAFDNLLLLVATLFVITIIHLQILEEEKFLTYRFGEKYLEYKKRVGRYLKLSPFRL; encoded by the coding sequence ATGAATATGCTTCAGATCTTCGCCATAATAATACTTCTCATTTTTTATGGAGTAAGTATGATTAAGTTGATTGCACAAAGGCGAAAAGGAATCCAAACAATTCAACTGGGTATTGGCAGTAAAGACAAAAAAACATTATTGGTTGAGAAGTTGTTAAAATTTGCTTTTATTTTGATTGCACTCATAGAATTGGCAAGTATTCTGCTCAATACCAACAGCTTTTTTCCGGGAAACATAAGAATAGTAGGTCTAGCCCTGACGTTTACTGGAACTTTAGTATTTATTATAGCCATGCTAACAATGAGGGACAGCTGGAGAGCCGGAATACCTGCTGGAGACAAAACTGAGATAGTAACATCGGGAATCTATAGCATTAGCAGAAATCCTGCATTTTTCGGATTTGACCTCACATACATAGGTTTTTATTTGGCCTTTGACAATCTCCTGCTTCTAGTGGCTACCCTATTCGTTATAACTATAATACATCTGCAGATATTGGAAGAAGAAAAGTTTCTCACTTACAGATTCGGTGAAAAATATTTAGAATATAAAAAGCGTGTTGGAAGATACTTGAAATTGTCTCCATTTCGTTTATGA
- a CDS encoding ABC transporter ATP-binding protein produces MKGVKSLKAHHIVAGYDKKIIIDGIDVRIPDNKISVIIGANACGKSTLLKTLARLIKPSSGEILLDGKRIGEIPPKQLAQSLGLLPQSPIVPEGITVADLVARGRFPYQSFLKGLSAKDYEAVGEALEIMGITDLANRCVDELSGGQRQRVWIAMALAQQTDILLLDEPTTYLDITYQVEILDLLTDLNRKRGTTIVMVLHDINLSARYADYIFALRKGRLIAQGAPSEIITEELIKQVFNLDCTVIKDPVSGSPFVVPKGRHHVKLNAS; encoded by the coding sequence ATGAAAGGCGTAAAATCCTTAAAAGCGCATCATATCGTTGCAGGATATGATAAAAAAATTATTATTGATGGTATAGATGTCAGGATTCCTGATAATAAAATTAGTGTGATCATAGGTGCGAATGCCTGTGGGAAATCGACTTTACTTAAGACGCTTGCACGACTCATCAAACCAAGCTCAGGCGAAATCCTTCTTGACGGAAAAAGAATCGGTGAAATTCCTCCTAAACAGCTGGCACAATCTTTAGGGCTTTTGCCTCAATCTCCGATTGTACCTGAAGGTATAACTGTGGCTGATTTGGTTGCAAGAGGCAGATTTCCGTATCAGTCTTTTTTAAAAGGACTGAGTGCCAAGGATTATGAAGCAGTGGGAGAAGCTTTAGAAATTATGGGAATTACAGATTTGGCGAATCGTTGTGTAGATGAGTTATCTGGTGGACAACGGCAAAGAGTATGGATTGCCATGGCGCTTGCCCAACAGACGGATATTCTTCTTTTAGATGAGCCTACAACATACCTGGACATCACTTATCAAGTTGAAATTCTTGACCTGTTAACAGATTTAAATCGAAAACGAGGAACCACAATCGTCATGGTTCTTCATGACATTAATCTTTCAGCCCGTTATGCTGATTATATTTTTGCCCTTCGTAAAGGGAGACTTATCGCACAGGGAGCCCCTTCTGAAATTATAACAGAAGAATTAATTAAGCAGGTTTTCAATCTGGATTGCACAGTGATCAAAGATCCCGTTTCAGGCTCTCCGTTTGTCGTGCCAAAGGGAAGGCATCATGTGAAATTAAACGCTTCTTAG
- a CDS encoding VCBS repeat-containing protein, producing MFMNPYPYSRTDANPPHIVSSAQGDVTGDGIPDTVYLTGIRTEDSPFIQKITLVIRDGRTGRITSVPLKSDAGYNPSIFLGDFTGNRVKDILISIASGGSGGIMYYYIYSDIGNMPKLLFDYEVFNESYKYEIIYRDQYKVDVINLTNQLKYIIDISNKGKDYLQEIYNADGTLKEPIEGFVSPLSGLYPIDYDSNGVYELLGFQRISGRFAADALGYIQTSLEWDKEKFRFRDQFAAIYGFPYNQ from the coding sequence ATGTTTATGAATCCCTATCCCTATTCTAGAACAGATGCCAATCCCCCTCATATTGTGTCTTCAGCCCAGGGGGATGTAACCGGGGATGGAATACCGGATACGGTTTATCTCACAGGGATAAGAACCGAAGACAGTCCTTTTATCCAAAAAATTACGCTTGTCATACGGGATGGTCGAACCGGCAGGATAACTTCTGTTCCACTTAAATCTGATGCAGGCTATAATCCTTCAATTTTTTTGGGGGATTTTACCGGGAACAGAGTGAAGGACATCTTAATCAGTATTGCATCGGGAGGCAGCGGAGGCATTATGTATTATTACATTTACTCCGATATTGGAAATATGCCTAAACTGCTCTTTGATTATGAAGTCTTCAATGAAAGCTATAAATATGAGATAATTTACCGAGACCAATATAAAGTCGATGTAATCAATCTCACAAATCAACTCAAATACATCATAGATATCTCTAATAAAGGAAAGGATTATTTACAGGAGATATATAATGCAGACGGCACCTTAAAAGAGCCCATAGAAGGATTTGTCAGTCCCTTAAGCGGCCTTTATCCAATTGATTATGATTCCAATGGTGTGTATGAACTTCTGGGATTTCAGAGAATTTCAGGAAGATTTGCTGCTGATGCTTTAGGTTATATTCAAACCTCATTGGAATGGGACAAAGAAAAATTCAGATTCAGAGATCAATTTGCAGCCATCTATGGATTCCCATATAATCAATAA
- a CDS encoding iron-siderophore ABC transporter substrate-binding protein, with amino-acid sequence MCYQKAKSIFMIIFLLSVVLTGCGSSETALPVPEENTQQSEVSTDYPIVIQHAFGETVIASKPERVATIAWGNQDVPLALGVVPVGVSEANYGVLDGNNLLPWTLDKFKELGVEEPVVFKDTDGLDYEAISDIQPDVILAAYSGITQEEYDLLSQIAPVVAYPEYPWQTFWRAQITINATSIGMQAEGQKLVQDLEILIKEKVNKYPSIKGKKVAFFAFDPLDLGKFYIYHPNDPRTAYLLDLGMALPESIKKLAQETNSFYIELSSENVDLLEDVEVIITYGNDKLLEEIKADPLLGSLPAIKRGSVVLIEDGSPLAASATPSALSIPATIDEYLKVIGEAADQVE; translated from the coding sequence ATGTGTTATCAGAAGGCTAAATCAATTTTTATGATTATATTTTTACTTAGTGTTGTATTAACAGGATGCGGAAGCTCAGAAACTGCACTACCTGTTCCAGAAGAAAATACTCAGCAGTCAGAAGTTTCTACTGATTATCCCATAGTTATTCAACATGCTTTTGGAGAAACGGTTATAGCAAGTAAACCGGAACGGGTTGCCACCATTGCATGGGGGAATCAAGATGTACCTTTGGCATTGGGCGTTGTTCCAGTAGGTGTTTCAGAGGCAAATTATGGAGTTCTTGATGGTAATAATCTTTTGCCTTGGACTTTAGACAAGTTTAAAGAATTGGGTGTTGAAGAACCTGTTGTTTTTAAGGATACAGATGGCTTGGATTACGAAGCAATCAGTGATATTCAGCCTGATGTGATTCTTGCAGCTTACTCAGGAATTACTCAGGAAGAATACGATTTATTAAGTCAAATAGCCCCTGTTGTGGCATATCCAGAGTATCCATGGCAAACTTTTTGGCGAGCACAGATTACAATCAATGCAACTAGTATCGGCATGCAAGCTGAAGGTCAAAAATTGGTTCAGGATTTAGAAATTCTGATAAAAGAAAAAGTTAATAAATATCCGAGCATAAAAGGTAAAAAAGTAGCTTTCTTTGCTTTTGATCCGTTAGATTTAGGGAAGTTTTACATATATCATCCTAACGATCCTCGTACAGCGTATCTTTTGGATTTAGGTATGGCATTGCCAGAGAGCATTAAAAAGTTAGCTCAAGAAACCAATAGTTTTTACATTGAATTGAGTTCAGAAAATGTGGATTTGCTTGAAGATGTTGAGGTGATCATTACCTACGGCAATGACAAATTGCTAGAAGAAATTAAAGCAGATCCATTGCTGGGAAGTCTTCCAGCGATTAAAAGAGGTTCTGTAGTATTGATTGAAGATGGTTCACCTTTGGCTGCATCTGCTACACCCAGTGCACTTTCCATTCCTGCAACAATCGATGAATACCTTAAGGTTATTGGAGAGGCAGCTGATCAAGTAGAATGA
- a CDS encoding SDR family oxidoreductase, whose protein sequence is MKRGIIVTGGGHGIGKQICEDFIQAGDKVCFIDIDEKRSAEFAKEHSELFFFHGDIANPLTLKEFVEFAMEKMGRIDVVVNNACRGSKGILSSLSYEEFDYMLSIGLKAPYELSRLCKDELIKNKGRIINIASSRAFQSEPDTEAYTSVKGGIVALTHALAMSLAPNVLVNCIAPGWINVTGEQNFSCEDRAAIPAGKIGTPKDISNMVLFLCEQDFITGETITVDGGMNKRMIYHGDWNWYYRVND, encoded by the coding sequence ATGAAGCGAGGAATTATTGTTACCGGAGGCGGCCATGGTATAGGAAAACAGATCTGTGAGGATTTTATCCAGGCAGGGGATAAAGTATGTTTTATAGACATAGACGAAAAGCGATCAGCTGAATTTGCAAAAGAGCACTCAGAACTTTTCTTTTTCCATGGCGATATTGCGAATCCCCTGACTTTAAAAGAGTTTGTTGAATTTGCAATGGAAAAAATGGGAAGAATCGATGTCGTGGTTAATAATGCTTGTCGTGGCAGCAAAGGTATTTTATCCTCATTAAGTTATGAAGAGTTTGACTACATGTTATCTATTGGATTAAAAGCCCCCTATGAACTAAGTCGTTTATGCAAAGATGAATTGATAAAAAACAAAGGGAGAATCATTAACATAGCATCTTCCAGAGCATTTCAATCCGAGCCTGATACAGAAGCATATACCAGTGTGAAAGGCGGAATAGTTGCCCTGACGCATGCTTTGGCAATGTCTCTGGCTCCCAATGTACTTGTGAATTGCATTGCGCCAGGTTGGATCAATGTCACCGGCGAGCAAAATTTCAGCTGTGAAGATCGTGCTGCCATACCAGCAGGAAAGATCGGAACACCAAAAGATATTTCAAATATGGTTCTCTTTTTATGCGAGCAGGATTTCATTACAGGAGAAACCATTACTGTAGATGGTGGAATGAATAAAAGAATGATTTATCATGGGGACTGGAATTGGTATTATAGAGTGAACGATTAA
- a CDS encoding FecCD family ABC transporter permease, with protein sequence MIGRNNLSSIQVGYRRRQYRWRIVTLCLGVLTLALCISILIMGNSIYPIPVMIKVLMGEQIQGASFAIRTLRLPRMLSGLFAGIAFGMAGSTFQTMLRNPLASPDIIGVTSGSSVGAMVCILLLKMSGAVASIVAAISGLFFAFLIYMLSKIGKFSGGKLILIGIGIQAMLNAVISFLLLKAPQHDIPAAYRWLSGSLNGVQMTNIPKLFFALIFFGLIIILLGRHLRILELGEQSATTLGIRTDLVRLLLVSSSVVLIACATAVTGPISFVAFLAGPIASKLAGTGAPNEFPAGFIGAILVLAADLIGQFAFNTRFPVGVITGILGSPYLIVLLIRMNRTGGAA encoded by the coding sequence ATGATTGGTAGAAACAACCTTAGCAGTATTCAAGTAGGATATAGACGAAGGCAGTATCGTTGGAGGATCGTGACTCTTTGTTTAGGTGTTCTGACTTTAGCGCTATGTATATCTATATTGATTATGGGGAACAGTATATATCCAATTCCTGTTATGATAAAAGTATTGATGGGGGAACAGATTCAGGGAGCTTCTTTTGCCATACGGACTTTACGCTTGCCCAGAATGTTATCTGGACTTTTTGCTGGGATAGCTTTTGGGATGGCGGGAAGTACCTTTCAAACAATGTTACGAAATCCTTTAGCCAGTCCCGATATCATAGGAGTGACATCTGGTTCCAGTGTAGGAGCAATGGTTTGCATACTTTTATTAAAAATGAGTGGGGCTGTTGCTTCTATTGTTGCTGCGATTTCCGGGCTTTTCTTTGCGTTTTTGATTTATATGCTTTCTAAGATAGGTAAATTTTCTGGAGGAAAATTAATACTTATTGGGATAGGCATACAGGCAATGCTTAATGCTGTGATATCCTTTTTATTACTTAAGGCTCCGCAACATGATATTCCTGCTGCTTACAGATGGCTTAGTGGAAGTCTTAACGGAGTACAGATGACCAATATTCCCAAACTCTTTTTTGCTCTCATTTTTTTTGGCCTCATCATTATTTTACTGGGCAGGCATCTTAGGATTCTAGAATTAGGGGAACAATCTGCAACCACTTTGGGTATCAGAACTGACCTGGTACGGCTTTTACTGGTTTCAAGCTCTGTGGTTTTAATAGCTTGTGCTACTGCAGTTACAGGACCTATTTCCTTTGTAGCTTTTTTGGCTGGTCCCATTGCATCAAAGCTTGCAGGCACGGGTGCTCCCAATGAATTTCCGGCAGGGTTTATAGGTGCTATTTTAGTTTTAGCCGCTGATCTCATTGGCCAGTTTGCTTTTAATACTCGATTTCCAGTGGGGGTTATTACAGGTATTTTAGGGTCACCGTATTTAATCGTACTACTCATTCGTATGAACCGAACAGGAGGGGCAGCATGA
- the ahpC gene encoding alkyl hydroperoxide reductase subunit C has protein sequence MSLIGTEVKPFKAQAYHNGKFIEVTEADFKGKWSVVFFYPADFTFVCPTELEDLQNNYETLKSLGVEVYAVSTDTHYTHKAWHDSSETIKKITYVMIGDPSHTLSRNFDVLIEADGLADRGTFIIDPDGVIQAVEINAGNIGRDANVLINKIKAAQYVRNNPDEVCPAKWKEGAATLKPSLDLVGKI, from the coding sequence ATGTCATTAATTGGAACTGAAGTAAAACCATTTAAAGCTCAAGCTTATCACAATGGAAAATTCATCGAAGTAACTGAAGCAGATTTTAAAGGAAAATGGAGTGTAGTTTTCTTCTACCCCGCTGACTTTACATTTGTATGTCCGACAGAATTAGAAGACTTGCAAAACAATTATGAAACCTTAAAATCTCTAGGCGTTGAAGTTTACGCTGTATCAACAGACACTCATTATACTCATAAAGCATGGCATGACAGTTCAGAAACTATTAAGAAAATTACTTATGTGATGATCGGCGATCCTTCCCATACTCTATCCAGAAACTTTGATGTTCTCATCGAAGCAGATGGGCTTGCAGATCGCGGAACTTTCATCATTGACCCAGATGGGGTTATTCAGGCAGTAGAAATTAATGCTGGTAATATAGGCCGTGATGCTAATGTTCTTATTAATAAAATCAAAGCTGCTCAATACGTAAGAAATAATCCAGATGAAGTTTGCCCTGCTAAATGGAAAGAAGGAGCTGCAACACTTAAACCAAGTCTTGATTTAGTAGGAAAAATCTAA
- the ahpF gene encoding alkyl hydroperoxide reductase subunit F yields the protein MILDSDIKAQLTQYLQLMENDILIKVSAGPDDVSKDMLALINEISHISPKIKVEEAKLGRTPSFSVNRIGEDTGIIFAGIPLGHEFTSLVLALLQVSGRPPKVDENLIDQIKNIKGEYHFETYISLSCHNCPDVVQSLNLMSLLNPNITHTMIDGSVFKEEVESKDIMAVPSVFLNGEFFGGGRMSLETILSKLGTEVNTAKLNNKEPFDMLIIGGGPAGASAAIYGARKGIRTGIVAERFGGQVQDTMGIENFISVKYTEGPKLAASLEEHVKSYNIDIINGQKAVALKKKEFVEVELESGAVLRSKTVILSTGARWRNVGVPGEMEFKNKGVAYCPHCDGPLYKGKNVAVIGGGNSGIEAAIDLAGIVNHVTVLEFMPTLKADAVLQESLFNLPNVTILTNVQTKEITGTNRVDGITYVERDTGIEKHLDLQGVFVQIGLVPNTDWLRDIVECNNFGEIIVDAHGATNIPGVFAAGDCTNTSYKQIIIAMGSGATAALGAFDYLIRN from the coding sequence ATGATATTAGATTCAGATATAAAAGCACAATTAACTCAATATCTTCAATTAATGGAAAATGATATACTGATTAAAGTCAGTGCAGGGCCTGACGATGTATCCAAAGACATGTTAGCCCTTATAAACGAAATTTCTCACATCTCTCCCAAAATTAAAGTTGAGGAAGCTAAGCTGGGACGAACTCCCAGCTTTAGCGTCAACCGCATTGGAGAAGATACAGGGATCATCTTTGCAGGAATCCCTTTAGGGCATGAATTCACTTCTTTAGTATTAGCACTGCTGCAGGTCAGTGGAAGACCTCCAAAAGTGGATGAAAATTTAATCGATCAGATTAAAAATATTAAAGGGGAATACCACTTTGAAACCTATATCAGTTTAAGCTGCCACAATTGTCCTGATGTTGTTCAGTCTCTTAATTTGATGAGTCTTTTAAATCCAAACATTACACACACCATGATTGATGGATCTGTGTTTAAAGAAGAAGTTGAAAGCAAAGACATTATGGCAGTTCCATCAGTTTTCCTAAATGGTGAGTTCTTCGGCGGCGGCCGAATGAGCCTGGAAACTATTTTGTCTAAGCTGGGTACTGAAGTAAATACTGCCAAATTAAACAATAAAGAGCCTTTCGATATGCTCATTATCGGAGGTGGCCCAGCTGGCGCCAGTGCAGCCATATACGGAGCCCGTAAAGGCATTCGTACAGGTATTGTTGCTGAGCGATTCGGTGGTCAGGTACAGGACACAATGGGTATTGAAAACTTTATAAGTGTAAAATACACAGAAGGTCCAAAACTGGCTGCAAGCCTCGAAGAACACGTTAAAAGCTACAATATCGATATTATAAATGGGCAAAAAGCTGTTGCTTTAAAAAAGAAAGAATTCGTAGAAGTTGAACTGGAAAGCGGCGCTGTTTTAAGAAGCAAAACTGTAATTCTTTCTACAGGGGCTCGTTGGAGAAATGTCGGAGTACCTGGAGAAATGGAATTCAAGAACAAAGGTGTAGCCTACTGCCCCCACTGTGATGGTCCTTTATACAAAGGAAAAAATGTTGCCGTAATTGGCGGGGGAAACTCAGGGATCGAAGCTGCAATTGATCTTGCAGGTATTGTAAACCATGTAACTGTTCTTGAATTCATGCCCACTCTAAAAGCCGATGCCGTTTTACAGGAATCTCTTTTCAACCTTCCTAATGTCACTATCCTTACAAACGTTCAAACAAAAGAAATCACCGGAACCAATAGAGTTGATGGTATTACTTATGTTGAACGGGACACAGGCATAGAAAAGCATCTCGATCTTCAGGGTGTTTTTGTTCAAATAGGTCTTGTACCTAATACAGATTGGCTCAGAGATATCGTTGAATGCAATAATTTTGGCGAAATTATCGTTGACGCCCACGGGGCCACAAACATCCCTGGAGTATTTGCTGCAGGAGACTGTACGAATACCTCCTATAAGCAAATTATAATTGCAATGGGCTCAGGTGCCACTGCTGCCCTGGGAGCCTTTGACTACTTAATACGAAATTGA
- a CDS encoding mechanosensitive ion channel family protein, which produces MIEKVKSLMINYGVNENLAPFLSNIITLTAVMVISLTAASVVRKILFRVLESYAEKSKANWHTVFTERRIFDRLVRIIPIGIIHAFAPLFPPYTEWIQRIAYSSMIFFLLLAVDGLLDGVNDIYSKFEISKIRPIKGYLQVVNILSYTVGIIVVISVFIDRSPWILLSGIGAATAVVMLIFQNSILGLVASIQLTSNNMLQIGDWIEMPKYGADGNVLEITLHTVKIQNSDKTITYIPTHAFMQESFKNWRGMMESGGRRIKRAIHIDVTSIKLCDEALLSRLENIPHIHKYIKDKRKEITEYHKDYNGDHSYITEGSHLTNIGIFRIYIENYLKNHPKVSKDMTQVVRQLPPGENGLPVEIYAFTNEIAWSDYERIQSDIFEHLLAVVPEFDLRIYQKPSGYDVSHAV; this is translated from the coding sequence TTGATTGAAAAAGTTAAAAGTTTGATGATAAATTATGGAGTGAATGAAAATTTAGCACCCTTTTTATCCAATATCATAACCCTTACGGCCGTTATGGTCATTAGTTTGACTGCAGCCTCAGTTGTTCGTAAAATCCTGTTCAGGGTTTTGGAGTCATACGCTGAGAAAAGTAAAGCTAACTGGCATACTGTTTTTACAGAGAGAAGGATTTTTGACCGATTGGTGCGTATTATACCCATCGGAATTATACACGCATTTGCTCCATTATTTCCTCCATATACAGAATGGATCCAGCGAATCGCTTATTCCAGCATGATTTTTTTTCTCCTATTAGCCGTTGATGGACTTTTAGATGGGGTAAATGATATTTATTCTAAGTTTGAAATCTCTAAAATAAGGCCTATCAAGGGATATCTTCAGGTCGTTAACATTCTTTCCTATACCGTAGGCATTATAGTGGTGATCAGTGTATTCATTGACAGGTCACCGTGGATTTTACTAAGTGGCATTGGAGCAGCCACAGCAGTGGTAATGCTCATCTTTCAAAACTCTATTTTGGGACTTGTCGCCAGCATACAACTTACATCCAATAACATGCTGCAAATAGGGGATTGGATCGAAATGCCCAAATACGGAGCTGATGGGAATGTTCTGGAAATAACACTTCATACTGTGAAGATACAAAATTCTGATAAGACCATTACATATATTCCAACCCATGCATTTATGCAGGAATCATTTAAAAACTGGCGGGGAATGATGGAATCAGGGGGAAGAAGAATTAAAAGAGCGATTCATATTGATGTGACGAGTATAAAACTCTGTGATGAAGCTTTGTTAAGCAGACTGGAGAATATTCCTCATATTCATAAATATATTAAGGATAAAAGAAAGGAAATTACGGAATATCATAAGGACTATAACGGAGATCATTCGTATATTACGGAAGGAAGTCACTTAACAAATATAGGGATCTTTAGAATCTATATAGAAAATTATTTAAAAAATCATCCCAAAGTAAGTAAAGATATGACGCAGGTTGTAAGGCAGCTTCCTCCGGGTGAAAATGGATTGCCTGTTGAAATATATGCATTCACAAATGAAATTGCATGGTCAGACTATGAACGAATTCAATCAGATATATTTGAACATTTGCTGGCTGTTGTACCTGAATTTGATTTAAGAATTTATCAAAAACCCTCGGGATATGATGTCAGCCATGCTGTCTGA